One region of Candidatus Paceibacterota bacterium genomic DNA includes:
- the treZ gene encoding malto-oligosyltrehalose trehalohydrolase: MKWTRVTLGATYLGGRRWRFLVWAPRVERVEVLLSKPKREVARLTRHDGGYHATVVEDATPGTRYLYRLDGRHAFPDPASRYQPDGVHGASALVAPAFPWTDEKWAGVRLKDYVLYELHVGTFTTEGTFEAAIPHLAELRDLGVTALELMPVAQFTGSRNWGYDGVFPYAAQNSYGGPAGLKRLVNAAHRAGLAVVLDVVYNHLGPEGNHLSEFGPYFMESHSTPWGQALDFAGRPGADVRRFFIENALYWQTEFHIDSLRLDAIHAIRDSSASPFLGELAQACHRQADTLKRPFHLIGEGGLDIVRRIPAGAPAGVGLDAEWRDDFHHCLHVLLTREQTGYYARFGGAAQFARVWRAARTTKSRFRGARKRGGSSSKVSQAVQSFVVYSQNHDQAGNRLRGERLATLIPFEARKLAAANVLLSPFIPLLFMGEEYGELAPFHYFISHSSAPVIQTVRAGRRAELAAFGWRGRPPDPQDRATFESSKLNHALRKKRTHRLLRAFYRELMRLRRTLPALTTTATYPIKVRALRSDRVLLVSYSSGGARFLLAFNYSDRLATVTASASPGRWLALLNSADGRWDGPGSLVPKELFSNGRIRLPLPAKSALALRSGAPG, from the coding sequence ATGAAATGGACGCGGGTGACGCTGGGCGCGACCTATCTCGGCGGCAGGCGCTGGCGCTTTCTCGTCTGGGCGCCCCGCGTCGAGCGCGTGGAGGTGCTGCTGTCAAAGCCGAAGCGGGAGGTGGCGCGTCTCACCCGGCACGACGGCGGTTACCATGCGACGGTAGTCGAGGACGCAACGCCCGGGACCCGCTATCTGTACCGCCTGGACGGACGGCACGCGTTTCCCGATCCAGCCTCGCGCTACCAGCCGGACGGTGTGCATGGCGCGTCGGCGCTTGTCGCTCCCGCATTCCCCTGGACGGATGAGAAGTGGGCGGGTGTGCGGTTGAAGGACTATGTTCTGTATGAGTTGCATGTGGGAACGTTCACGACGGAGGGGACCTTTGAGGCTGCCATCCCGCATTTGGCTGAACTGAGAGATTTGGGTGTCACGGCCCTGGAGCTGATGCCGGTAGCGCAGTTTACCGGCAGCCGAAACTGGGGCTATGACGGCGTCTTCCCGTATGCGGCGCAGAACTCCTACGGCGGGCCGGCAGGTCTTAAACGGCTGGTCAATGCCGCCCATCGGGCCGGCCTGGCTGTCGTGCTGGATGTGGTTTACAACCACCTGGGGCCCGAGGGAAATCACCTCAGCGAGTTTGGGCCCTACTTCATGGAATCCCATTCCACACCCTGGGGCCAAGCGCTGGATTTTGCGGGCCGGCCCGGCGCTGACGTGCGCCGCTTCTTCATCGAGAACGCGCTGTATTGGCAAACGGAATTCCACATTGACTCCCTGCGGCTCGATGCAATCCACGCGATTCGCGATTCATCTGCCTCGCCCTTCTTGGGTGAATTGGCGCAAGCCTGCCACCGGCAGGCGGACACACTCAAACGCCCCTTCCATCTCATCGGCGAAGGTGGTTTGGACATCGTGCGCCGTATTCCCGCAGGCGCACCGGCTGGCGTGGGCTTGGACGCGGAGTGGAGGGACGATTTTCATCACTGCCTCCACGTATTGCTTACGCGCGAGCAAACAGGTTACTACGCGCGCTTCGGTGGCGCAGCCCAGTTTGCCAGAGTTTGGAGGGCGGCCAGAACCACCAAGAGCCGCTTCCGGGGCGCACGGAAACGCGGGGGTAGCTCCAGCAAGGTAAGTCAGGCGGTCCAATCATTCGTGGTGTACAGCCAGAACCATGACCAGGCGGGCAATCGGCTCCGTGGAGAGCGGCTGGCAACGTTGATACCCTTCGAGGCCCGTAAACTGGCTGCCGCCAATGTGCTCTTGTCGCCCTTCATTCCACTGCTGTTCATGGGTGAGGAGTATGGCGAACTGGCGCCCTTCCATTACTTCATCAGCCACAGCAGCGCGCCGGTCATTCAGACCGTGCGCGCCGGGCGGCGGGCGGAGTTGGCGGCCTTCGGGTGGCGGGGAAGACCGCCAGACCCGCAGGACCGGGCCACCTTCGAAAGCTCGAAACTCAATCATGCGTTGCGGAAGAAGCGAACGCACCGCCTGCTGCGCGCGTTTTACCGGGAGTTGATGCGGTTGCGCAGGACCTTGCCCGCTCTGACCACCACCGCAACATACCCAATCAAAGTGCGCGCGCTTCGGTCCGATCGAGTCTTGCTGGTAAGCTATTCGAGCGGCGGCGCCCGGTTCCTGCTGGCTTTCAACTATTCAGACCGCCTCGCTACCGTAACGGCGAGTGCCTCGCCCGGCCGGTGGCTCGCGCTGCTGAACTCAGCCGACGGCAGGTGGGACGGCCCCGGAAGTCTTGTCCCGAAGGAGTTGTTTTCCAACGGCAGGATAAGATTGCCCCTGCCGGCAAAATCCGCGCTGGCGCTCCGATCCGGGGCCCCCGGGTAA
- the treS gene encoding maltose alpha-D-glucosyltransferase, which yields MADRNRNREGLAPDPLWYKSGVIYEVHVRSFHDGNGDGCGDFQGLTEKLDYLKDLGVTAVWLLPFYPSPLKDDGYDIADYCAVHPQYGTLKDFQVFLREAHQRGLRVITELVLNHTSDQHQWFQRARHAAPGSRWRDFYTWSSTTDRYQEARIIFKDVETSNWTWDHVAGAYYWHRFFSHQPDLNYDSPDVHEAIIKALDFWLDLGVDGLRLDAVPYLYEQDATNCENLPQTHAFLKRLRVHVDERYEDRMLLAEANQWPEDAVTYFGQGRGDECHMAYHFPLMPRLFMAVRMEDRTPIVDILEQTPPIPETSQWALFLRNHDELTLEMVTDEERDYMYRMYAHVHQARLNLGIRRRLAPLLGNDRKRIELLNGLLLSLPGTPVLYYGDEIGMGDNIYLGDRNGVRTPMQWSADQNAGFSRANPQRLYLPITLDPEYHYEAVNVDAQLRNPHSLLWWMRRVLALRKGWRALGEGRVEFLAPQNRKVLAYILRHEREILLVVANLSRYPQPVQLDLSVFKRRTPVELFGRTPFPTIGELPFLLTLGPHGFYWFSLEPSLAGSARAKPGPPEARAEITVAKHWEEVLSERLRSALEKAFVPFLRAMKWFPPAAKAVKSATLKEAEAVPLGPVMSFLTLWQVEYAGADAEWYLVPLAFAAGSEAARLRRDEPQRVVAVVTLAQSKQRGVLYDALGLRGFDIGLLDLIARRRRLKGREGNVVAWRGPLLRTVSRRVAAALESTSLKASQRHTSIRYGERFVLKLFRRLHWGINPELELGRFFTDRGFPHAPPLAGALEYHRADGERLGLAAVHSWLPKAESGWEYTLRALDRYYERVLSLSTEGRRFPPANKPLVQLARQGIPAEVPELIGTYLESARLLGVRTAELHQALASEPNAPEFAPEPWTSYYQRGLYQTMRNTTRHNLLRLRDNLSRLPAAALPPANRVLEQEPAILKRCQALLALRVSAARIRCHGDYGLKQILHTGKDFMIVDFEGEPGQPVSERRIKRLVLRDVTGMLCSFRYAADTALARQAELGRLDASTRDRPERWAACWRLWTSVAFLNGYLAALGRSPLLPARDEELQPLLEIHLLHRTVEELGDHLTRRLALVRPACEGILQLLHARPAL from the coding sequence ATGGCTGACCGCAACCGCAACCGCGAAGGGCTGGCCCCCGACCCGCTCTGGTACAAAAGCGGGGTCATCTACGAAGTGCATGTCCGCTCATTTCACGACGGCAACGGTGACGGCTGCGGCGACTTTCAGGGCCTGACGGAAAAGCTGGACTATTTGAAGGACCTGGGAGTAACGGCAGTCTGGCTGCTGCCATTTTACCCCTCCCCACTGAAGGATGACGGCTACGACATCGCCGACTACTGCGCTGTCCACCCACAATACGGCACGCTGAAAGATTTCCAAGTCTTCCTGCGCGAGGCGCATCAGCGCGGGCTGCGGGTCATCACTGAGTTGGTCTTGAACCACACCTCCGATCAACACCAGTGGTTTCAGCGGGCGCGGCACGCGGCGCCCGGGAGCCGTTGGCGAGACTTCTACACCTGGAGCAGCACGACTGACCGCTACCAAGAGGCGCGGATCATCTTCAAGGACGTGGAAACCTCGAACTGGACCTGGGACCACGTTGCGGGGGCCTACTACTGGCACCGGTTCTTCTCCCACCAGCCCGACCTCAACTACGACAGCCCCGACGTGCACGAGGCGATCATCAAGGCGCTGGACTTCTGGCTCGACCTGGGTGTGGACGGGCTGCGGTTGGACGCGGTGCCCTACCTCTACGAGCAGGACGCCACCAACTGTGAGAACCTGCCGCAAACGCATGCCTTCTTGAAGCGGCTGCGCGTGCATGTGGACGAGCGGTATGAGGACCGGATGCTGCTGGCCGAGGCCAACCAATGGCCGGAGGATGCGGTGACCTATTTCGGCCAGGGTCGGGGCGACGAATGTCACATGGCCTATCACTTCCCGCTCATGCCGCGCCTGTTCATGGCGGTGCGAATGGAAGACCGCACGCCGATCGTGGACATCCTGGAGCAAACCCCTCCCATACCGGAGACCAGCCAGTGGGCGTTATTCCTGCGCAATCACGATGAGCTGACCCTCGAAATGGTCACCGACGAGGAGCGTGACTACATGTATCGCATGTATGCGCATGTCCACCAGGCGCGGCTCAACCTCGGGATCCGCCGGCGGCTGGCACCGCTGCTGGGCAACGACCGCAAGCGGATCGAGCTGTTGAATGGGTTGCTGCTGTCGCTGCCGGGAACGCCGGTGCTCTACTATGGGGACGAGATCGGAATGGGGGACAACATCTACCTGGGCGACCGCAACGGCGTGCGCACACCGATGCAGTGGAGCGCGGACCAGAACGCGGGGTTTTCACGCGCAAACCCGCAGAGGCTGTATCTGCCCATCACCCTGGACCCCGAATATCATTATGAAGCGGTGAACGTGGACGCGCAGCTCCGCAATCCCCATTCCCTACTGTGGTGGATGCGCCGAGTGCTGGCCCTCCGCAAAGGCTGGCGCGCCCTGGGGGAGGGGCGAGTCGAATTCCTCGCGCCGCAGAACCGCAAGGTTCTCGCTTACATTTTGCGCCATGAGCGGGAGATCTTGTTGGTGGTGGCGAACCTCTCGCGATATCCCCAGCCGGTTCAATTGGACCTCTCGGTTTTCAAGCGGCGCACTCCGGTCGAGTTGTTTGGCCGCACGCCGTTCCCGACCATTGGGGAGCTGCCTTTCCTCTTGACCCTCGGCCCGCACGGCTTTTACTGGTTCTCGTTGGAGCCGTCGCTTGCCGGTAGCGCGCGGGCCAAGCCTGGGCCGCCCGAGGCGCGCGCCGAAATCACGGTCGCAAAGCACTGGGAAGAGGTCCTGTCCGAGCGCTTGAGGTCCGCCCTGGAAAAGGCGTTTGTCCCGTTCCTGCGCGCGATGAAATGGTTCCCGCCGGCGGCGAAAGCCGTCAAGTCCGCCACACTAAAAGAGGCGGAGGCTGTGCCGCTGGGACCGGTCATGTCCTTTCTGACACTTTGGCAAGTGGAATATGCCGGCGCTGATGCGGAGTGGTATTTGGTGCCGCTGGCCTTTGCCGCGGGCAGTGAAGCGGCACGCCTGCGCCGCGACGAACCCCAGCGTGTCGTCGCCGTAGTTACCCTCGCACAATCGAAGCAACGCGGGGTGCTGTATGACGCGCTGGGCCTGCGCGGCTTCGACATTGGCCTGCTGGATCTCATCGCCCGCCGCCGCCGGCTCAAGGGCCGGGAAGGCAACGTGGTGGCCTGGCGCGGGCCGCTGTTGCGCACCGTGTCGCGCCGGGTGGCCGCGGCCCTGGAAAGCACCTCGCTCAAGGCCTCCCAGCGCCACACGTCCATCCGGTACGGCGAACGATTCGTCTTGAAGTTGTTCCGCCGGTTGCACTGGGGCATTAACCCCGAACTCGAGCTGGGGCGTTTCTTCACCGACCGGGGCTTCCCGCACGCGCCGCCTTTGGCGGGTGCGTTGGAATACCATCGCGCCGACGGCGAGCGGCTAGGCCTGGCAGCGGTTCATAGCTGGCTCCCCAAAGCCGAGAGCGGCTGGGAATACACGTTGCGCGCCCTGGATCGCTATTACGAGCGGGTGCTTTCCCTGTCCACCGAAGGCAGGAGATTCCCCCCCGCCAACAAGCCGCTTGTTCAACTCGCCCGGCAGGGTATTCCCGCTGAAGTGCCGGAGTTGATCGGCACGTATCTTGAATCCGCCCGGTTGCTCGGTGTGCGGACCGCCGAGCTGCATCAGGCCCTCGCCTCTGAACCGAATGCCCCGGAGTTCGCACCGGAACCCTGGACCTCGTACTACCAGCGCGGCCTGTATCAGACCATGCGCAACACGACCCGGCACAATCTGCTGAGATTGCGGGATAACCTGTCCCGGCTGCCGGCGGCCGCGCTACCGCCCGCGAACCGGGTGCTTGAGCAGGAACCGGCGATTCTCAAGCGTTGTCAGGCCCTGCTGGCGCTGCGCGTCAGCGCGGCGCGAATCCGTTGCCATGGCGATTATGGGCTGAAGCAGATCCTGCATACTGGCAAGGACTTCATGATCGTGGATTTTGAAGGTGAGCCGGGCCAGCCCGTCAGTGAACGCCGCATCAAGCGCCTGGTGCTGCGCGATGTGACCGGGATGCTCTGCTCGTTCCGCTATGCCGCGGATACTGCGCTCGCCCGGCAGGCCGAGTTGGGCCGGCTGGACGCCAGCACCAGGGACAGGCCCGAGCGCTGGGCCGCTTGCTGGCGACTTTGGACCAGTGTCGCATTCTTGAACGGTTATCTCGCTGCGCTGGGCCGCTCGCCGCTCCTGCCCGCCCGGGACGAGGAGCTTCAACCCTTATTGGAGATTCATCTGCTCCACCGCACCGTGGAGGAACTGGGCGATCACCTCACCCGGCGACTGGCGCTGGTTAGGCCCGCCTGCGAGGGGATTCTGCAGTTGCTCCACGCGCGCCCGGCGCTATGA
- a CDS encoding bifunctional alpha,alpha-trehalose-phosphate synthase (UDP-forming)/trehalose-phosphatase codes for MRLVIVSNRLPFTATKADGNLQFTVSSGGLTTGVWSYLERGTAGFEERPEFVWLGWPGATVAPEDEPAVKAYAEQEFKALPVFLPEDQMDRFYHGFCNKTLWPLFHYFPDLTHYEEDYWEEYKQVNRVFAEATLKVLRPDDLLWVHDYQLMLVPGMVRERFPDLPIGFFLHIPFPSYEVFRLLPRSWRVEIVEGLLGASLVGFHTYDYTRDFLTSVLRSVGYEHQLGSLTLRERVVKVDTFPMGIDYERFARAAASPETDSRVAELRAKCVGQKVIFSVDRLDYTKGLINRLRGYDCFLKRNPQWHGKVVFVVSVAPSRIGVESYQAMKQELEQTVGRIIGAYGNVHWTPLVYQFRNVGFEELVPMYRACDVALITPVRDGMNLVAKEFVASRPDQTGVLILSEMAGAAKEMGEALIINPLHSGDFAQALEQALGMPVEEQVRRNRLLQDRLRRYNVVRWAEDFVQALVSTQKTEAARRARALSGRVLAEVIQQYRSAARRALLLDYDGTLVPFMEDPQLALPDQEVMDLLAALDAVAANEVIIVSGRPRRDLEEWFGALPVGLIAEHGVWLRPKGGEWRMLKVITTEWKERVRPILQVYVDRLPGALLEEKEFSLAWHYRRADPDQASRRARELLDALAGFTRNIDVQVLEGNKVLEVRSTGVSKGSAATEWLAGLGADFILAIGDDWTDEDLFRALPETAFSVRVGLANTAARYYLSTHTAVRRVLREVSLASQVTERAASNGQKP; via the coding sequence ATGCGCCTGGTCATTGTCTCCAACCGGCTGCCGTTCACCGCGACCAAAGCGGACGGCAACCTGCAGTTCACTGTGAGTTCCGGAGGCCTGACCACGGGCGTCTGGAGCTACCTGGAGCGCGGGACCGCGGGTTTCGAGGAGCGGCCGGAGTTTGTTTGGCTGGGTTGGCCCGGGGCGACCGTGGCGCCCGAGGACGAACCGGCAGTGAAGGCTTACGCGGAACAGGAGTTCAAGGCCCTGCCGGTCTTTCTGCCGGAGGACCAGATGGACCGGTTTTATCACGGGTTCTGCAACAAGACCCTCTGGCCGCTGTTTCACTATTTCCCGGACCTGACGCACTACGAGGAGGATTACTGGGAAGAGTACAAGCAGGTAAACCGCGTTTTTGCCGAAGCGACGCTGAAGGTGCTGCGGCCGGACGACTTGCTGTGGGTCCATGACTACCAGCTCATGCTGGTGCCCGGGATGGTGCGGGAGCGGTTTCCAGACCTGCCGATCGGGTTCTTCCTGCATATCCCCTTCCCGTCGTACGAGGTGTTTCGGCTGTTGCCAAGAAGCTGGCGGGTGGAGATTGTCGAGGGACTGCTGGGCGCAAGCCTGGTGGGGTTCCACACCTACGACTACACGCGCGACTTTCTGACGAGCGTGCTGCGGTCGGTCGGCTACGAGCACCAGCTTGGCAGCCTGACGTTGCGGGAGCGCGTGGTCAAGGTGGACACATTTCCGATGGGGATTGATTACGAGCGCTTCGCGCGGGCGGCGGCCTCGCCGGAAACGGACTCGCGCGTGGCGGAACTGCGGGCTAAATGCGTCGGCCAGAAGGTGATCTTCTCGGTGGACCGGCTGGATTACACCAAAGGTCTGATCAACCGGCTGCGCGGCTACGACTGCTTCCTCAAGCGCAACCCACAGTGGCATGGGAAGGTGGTGTTCGTGGTGTCGGTAGCGCCGTCGCGGATTGGCGTGGAGAGCTACCAGGCTATGAAACAGGAGCTGGAGCAAACCGTGGGACGAATTATCGGGGCCTATGGGAATGTCCATTGGACGCCCCTGGTTTACCAGTTTCGCAACGTTGGGTTTGAAGAGCTTGTGCCGATGTACCGCGCCTGCGACGTTGCCTTGATCACCCCGGTGCGGGATGGAATGAACCTGGTCGCTAAAGAGTTCGTAGCCTCGCGCCCCGATCAGACGGGCGTGCTCATCCTGAGTGAGATGGCCGGGGCGGCGAAGGAGATGGGCGAGGCGCTGATTATCAATCCGCTTCATAGCGGCGACTTTGCGCAGGCGCTGGAGCAGGCGCTGGGCATGCCGGTGGAGGAACAGGTGCGGCGCAATCGCCTGCTCCAGGACCGGCTGCGCCGCTACAACGTGGTGAGGTGGGCGGAGGACTTCGTCCAGGCCCTGGTTTCCACTCAAAAGACGGAGGCGGCGCGGCGGGCGCGGGCGTTGAGCGGCCGGGTGCTGGCCGAGGTTATCCAGCAATACCGCTCGGCCGCCCGGCGGGCCCTGTTGCTGGATTACGACGGCACCCTGGTGCCTTTCATGGAGGACCCGCAGCTGGCGCTGCCGGACCAGGAAGTGATGGACCTGCTGGCCGCGCTGGATGCGGTAGCGGCTAATGAGGTGATAATTGTGAGCGGCCGGCCACGACGCGACCTGGAAGAGTGGTTTGGGGCTTTGCCGGTGGGTTTGATTGCCGAGCATGGCGTCTGGCTGCGGCCCAAAGGCGGCGAGTGGCGGATGCTCAAGGTGATCACCACGGAGTGGAAAGAACGGGTGCGCCCCATACTCCAAGTTTACGTGGATCGTTTGCCGGGGGCGTTGCTGGAGGAGAAGGAGTTCTCGCTGGCGTGGCACTACCGCCGCGCGGACCCGGACCAGGCGTCGCGCCGGGCGCGCGAACTGCTCGATGCCCTGGCCGGATTCACGCGCAATATTGACGTTCAAGTGCTCGAGGGCAACAAGGTCCTGGAGGTGCGCAGCACCGGGGTAAGCAAGGGAAGCGCCGCGACGGAGTGGCTGGCAGGACTGGGCGCGGATTTCATTCTCGCGATAGGCGACGATTGGACGGATGAAGACCTGTTTCGGGCGCTGCCGGAAACCGCTTTCTCAGTGCGAGTGGGCTTGGCGAACACCGCGGCACGATACTACTTAAGCACCCACACAGCCGTGCGGCGGGTGCTCCGCGAAGTGAGCCTGGCATCCCAGGTCACGGAACGCGCCGCGTCGAACGGGCAGAAACCGTGA
- a CDS encoding DUF883 domain-containing protein: METHFANIERAHSDLARERVLEDLRVLVRDSETLLKATAGDLTEKAKDARTRLGAALERAKATSEALQQQAVVAAKAAAKKADVVVREHPYHSVGVAFGVGLLIGVLVARRPPQD, translated from the coding sequence ATGGAAACACACTTTGCCAACATTGAACGTGCTCACAGCGACCTGGCGCGCGAACGCGTGCTGGAAGACTTGCGGGTATTAGTGCGCGATTCCGAGACCTTGCTCAAAGCCACCGCCGGTGATCTGACCGAGAAGGCCAAGGATGCCCGGACGCGCCTGGGAGCGGCGTTGGAGCGCGCGAAAGCCACCAGCGAGGCGCTGCAGCAGCAGGCGGTCGTGGCCGCCAAGGCCGCGGCGAAGAAGGCCGATGTTGTCGTCCGCGAGCATCCTTACCATTCCGTCGGTGTGGCCTTCGGCGTCGGCTTGCTGATTGGCGTGCTGGTCGCCCGCCGGCCCCCGCAAGATTGA
- the arsB gene encoding ACR3 family arsenite efflux transporter has product MSNSVTATTGELAQPAPKRLAFFERYLTVWVFLCMVVGVALGRALPDVTEALSRLEFGQGSQVNVPIGVLLWLMIYPMMLKVDFGVIGGIARKPKGLMVTLFVNWLVKPFGMAFLAWVFMQKLFAGWIDPETARGYTAGLIILAAAPCTAMVFVWSYLTEGDPAYTLVQVAVNDLIMLVAFAPIVMFLCGVAQVVVPAMVLITSVVVFIVIPLAAGWLTRTALLKSRGKQWFEEKFLRKFHPVMIGTLLLTLVLIFAFQSKNLTSRWVAVLLIAVPIIVQVYFNSGLTYFLMRWFRVEHNVASPGALIGASNFFELAVAVAITLFGADSPAALATVVGVLVEVPVMLSVCNVCNRTRGWYGRRVSVNC; this is encoded by the coding sequence ATGAGCAATTCCGTGACTGCGACGACCGGCGAACTGGCCCAGCCAGCACCGAAGCGGCTGGCGTTCTTCGAACGTTATCTGACGGTCTGGGTGTTCCTGTGCATGGTCGTCGGGGTGGCGCTGGGGCGGGCGCTGCCGGATGTGACGGAAGCGTTAAGCCGGCTGGAGTTCGGGCAGGGCTCGCAGGTGAACGTGCCGATCGGGGTGTTGTTGTGGCTGATGATCTACCCGATGATGCTGAAGGTGGATTTCGGGGTGATTGGAGGGATCGCGCGCAAGCCCAAGGGGCTGATGGTGACGCTATTCGTAAACTGGCTGGTGAAGCCGTTCGGGATGGCATTCCTGGCGTGGGTGTTCATGCAGAAGCTGTTCGCGGGGTGGATTGACCCGGAGACGGCGCGCGGCTACACGGCGGGCCTGATCATCCTAGCGGCGGCGCCGTGCACGGCGATGGTGTTCGTGTGGTCGTACCTAACCGAGGGCGACCCGGCCTACACGCTGGTGCAGGTGGCGGTGAATGACCTGATCATGCTGGTGGCCTTCGCGCCGATTGTGATGTTCCTGTGCGGAGTGGCACAGGTGGTGGTCCCGGCCATGGTGCTCATCACCTCGGTGGTGGTATTCATCGTGATTCCGCTGGCTGCCGGGTGGCTGACGCGCACCGCGCTGCTCAAGTCGCGCGGGAAGCAGTGGTTTGAGGAGAAGTTCCTGCGGAAGTTCCACCCGGTGATGATTGGGACGCTGCTGCTGACGCTGGTGCTGATTTTCGCCTTTCAGTCGAAGAACCTGACCAGCCGGTGGGTGGCAGTGCTGCTGATCGCGGTGCCGATTATCGTGCAGGTGTATTTCAATTCGGGGTTGACGTATTTTCTGATGCGCTGGTTTCGGGTGGAGCACAATGTCGCCTCCCCCGGGGCGCTGATCGGGGCAAGCAACTTCTTTGAACTGGCCGTGGCGGTGGCGATCACGTTGTTTGGCGCAGACTCCCCGGCGGCCCTGGCGACGGTGGTGGGGGTGCTGGTGGAGGTGCCGGTGATGTTGTCGGTGTGCAACGTGTGCAACCGGACGCGGGGATGGTATGGGAGACGAGTGAGCGTGAATTGCTGA
- a CDS encoding arsenate reductase ArsC has product MAKLKVLFLCTGNSCRSQMAEGWARHLKGNVIEAYSAGIEPHGMNPHAVRVMAESGVDISKHYSKTLADLGPVQFDYVVTVCGHASENCPVFPGRTKQVQAEFEDPPELTKQLPDGEGKLAVYRRVRDEIRKFVETLPGAFGAAAVEQ; this is encoded by the coding sequence ATGGCCAAGTTGAAAGTGCTATTCCTCTGCACGGGGAATTCGTGCCGAAGCCAGATGGCGGAGGGTTGGGCGCGGCATTTGAAGGGAAATGTGATCGAGGCTTACTCCGCCGGAATTGAGCCGCACGGCATGAACCCGCACGCGGTGAGAGTGATGGCGGAATCCGGCGTGGACATTTCGAAGCACTACTCCAAGACACTTGCTGACCTCGGCCCGGTGCAATTCGATTACGTGGTGACGGTGTGCGGGCACGCCAGTGAGAATTGCCCGGTCTTCCCGGGGAGGACGAAGCAGGTTCAGGCGGAGTTTGAGGACCCGCCGGAACTGACAAAGCAGCTGCCCGACGGCGAGGGGAAGTTGGCGGTGTATCGCCGTGTGAGGGATGAAATCCGCAAATTCGTTGAGACTTTGCCTGGGGCGTTCGGCGCGGCGGCAGTCGAGCAGTGA
- a CDS encoding putative zinc-binding protein: MNTQNAQTQCSCTTAPKLVFPCSGASDVGGLADRTARQMAKDGTGKMYCLAGIGGRVEGIMANAKAAAKILVVDGCKEECARKTMELAGFKDFQHLKLAEMGFEKGKTRVTAARIRQVADQAAGLLACANELC; this comes from the coding sequence ATGAATACACAGAACGCTCAAACTCAATGCAGTTGCACCACGGCACCAAAACTGGTTTTTCCCTGCTCGGGCGCGTCCGATGTCGGGGGTCTGGCCGACCGGACCGCGCGCCAGATGGCCAAGGACGGGACAGGGAAGATGTATTGCCTGGCGGGCATCGGCGGGCGAGTCGAAGGGATTATGGCCAACGCAAAGGCCGCGGCCAAAATACTGGTGGTTGACGGGTGCAAAGAGGAATGCGCCCGCAAAACAATGGAACTGGCCGGGTTCAAGGATTTCCAGCATCTGAAGCTCGCGGAAATGGGATTTGAAAAAGGGAAGACACGAGTGACGGCCGCCCGGATCCGGCAGGTGGCGGACCAAGCCGCGGGATTGCTGGCATGCGCTAATGAACTGTGCTGA
- a CDS encoding cytochrome c biogenesis protein CcdA, protein MEQFLSALSHAVEGAPLVALVASAVWGVLSVVLSPCHLASIPLIVGFISGQGRVSTARASGIATLFAVGILVTIAAIGAVTAAAGRMMGDVGRWGNYFVAAIFLVVGLHLVGLIPMPWSGPGQVGMKRKGLVAAFLLGLIFGVALGPCTFAFMAPILGVVFRAAKTSAFYGASLLLSYGIGHCAVIVAAGTSTELVQRFLNWNEQSKGVTVVKCVCGVLVLLGGIWLIYSAP, encoded by the coding sequence ATGGAGCAGTTCCTTTCTGCGTTGTCGCACGCCGTTGAAGGTGCCCCGCTGGTGGCGCTGGTGGCGTCAGCGGTGTGGGGCGTGCTTAGCGTTGTTCTCAGCCCGTGCCATTTGGCGAGCATCCCACTGATTGTCGGGTTCATCAGCGGGCAGGGGCGGGTGAGCACCGCGCGGGCGAGCGGGATCGCGACGCTATTTGCGGTGGGGATCCTGGTGACGATTGCGGCCATTGGGGCGGTCACGGCGGCGGCGGGACGGATGATGGGGGACGTGGGGCGATGGGGAAACTACTTCGTGGCGGCGATCTTTCTGGTGGTGGGGCTGCACTTGGTGGGCCTCATCCCGATGCCGTGGTCGGGACCAGGACAGGTTGGAATGAAGCGCAAAGGGTTGGTGGCGGCGTTCCTGCTGGGGCTGATTTTCGGCGTCGCGCTTGGCCCTTGCACGTTCGCGTTCATGGCGCCGATTTTGGGTGTGGTATTCCGGGCGGCGAAGACGAGCGCGTTCTACGGCGCGTCGCTGCTGCTGTCCTACGGCATCGGGCATTGCGCGGTGATCGTGGCGGCCGGCACATCCACGGAGTTGGTGCAGCGCTTCCTGAACTGGAACGAGCAATCCAAGGGCGTCACCGTTGTTAAGTGCGTCTGTGGCGTGCTGGTGCTCCTTGGCGGCATCTGGCTGATTTACTCCGCACCTTAA